The Bacteroidota bacterium genome includes a window with the following:
- a CDS encoding HDIG domain-containing protein — translation MAKKIAPPKSTPVFRERRSWSGVSGFFQQRPRLARVFMLVAFVLAVALIFPRYGYLGHDYSLGKPWQEEDLIAPFDFAIMKSPRVLNQERQQALAGAYAVFLLNQPQLAENRARLENYFDQAAQINIQALERGPDSIRYRIQRELRNLRPHTNANTLVLVQHQYGGLPALKKRALEIYDRIYQLGYIDRSPDEIQSPMVSLRSTVSQEMVLDKKALISPASLPLLLQQETQNLSAHAAELVRNALAKWAEPNYLFDLHLTQEEQANALRYVSPISGKIEKGRVIIRHGEIVTPTVDRQIRSLYDVKYHKMDFANYLATLLGQIILLSLLAAIMIFFLRINRREIHRRTKRVSMIFFIFFLMVLILSAMNGMSAYISDTYEINLLYLVPLSMAAIMLTVFFDDRVGFLGNILIASMAAIANHNNFEIFFVQFIAGSVAVFNLKFLRKRQQFFLTTGWLLLAYTSAYLAYQIYLKSGFSSVNYQNLVLFVVNAFFTLATYPVIYIFERLFNLSSDLTYMELLDTDHPLLKDLAIKAPGTYQHSLQVANLSEEAAKKIGANALQVHAAALFHDIGKIYQPEYYTENKGSGPSPHTFLEPRQSAQIIISHVTLGETLARDYRLPEEMIDFIRTHHGYSRVEFFYHKYMKDNPEQRGNKVIEREFRYPGPLPTTKEQAIVMIADSCEAAARSLDNPTKEALEEMIERIVNSKINDNQLILAKITFRDLTIIKREILRILSSVYHHRVKYPDQQPAEQPA, via the coding sequence GTGGCAAAGAAAATCGCTCCCCCCAAGTCTACTCCTGTTTTCCGCGAGCGGCGCTCCTGGTCAGGTGTTAGTGGTTTTTTTCAGCAGCGGCCCCGCCTGGCGCGTGTGTTTATGCTGGTGGCCTTTGTGCTCGCTGTGGCCCTCATTTTTCCCCGCTATGGCTACCTTGGGCACGACTACAGCCTGGGCAAGCCCTGGCAGGAAGAGGATCTGATAGCGCCTTTTGACTTTGCCATTATGAAAAGCCCCCGCGTGCTGAATCAGGAAAGGCAGCAGGCGCTAGCCGGTGCATATGCCGTATTTCTGCTAAATCAGCCCCAGCTGGCAGAGAACCGTGCCCGGCTTGAAAATTACTTCGACCAGGCAGCCCAGATCAACATACAGGCACTGGAGCGAGGGCCCGACTCCATTCGATACCGCATTCAGCGCGAGCTGCGAAACCTGCGCCCGCATACCAATGCCAATACCCTGGTGCTGGTGCAACACCAGTATGGGGGGCTGCCAGCACTAAAGAAACGAGCGCTGGAGATCTATGACCGAATCTACCAGCTGGGTTATATAGACAGGAGCCCCGACGAAATACAAAGCCCCATGGTGAGCCTGCGCAGTACTGTAAGCCAGGAGATGGTGCTGGACAAGAAAGCACTGATAAGCCCGGCCAGCCTGCCCCTGCTGCTACAGCAGGAGACCCAGAACCTGAGTGCCCACGCGGCCGAACTGGTGCGCAATGCCCTGGCCAAGTGGGCCGAGCCTAATTACCTGTTCGACCTGCACCTGACACAGGAGGAGCAGGCCAATGCTCTCCGCTACGTAAGCCCCATCTCAGGAAAAATAGAGAAAGGACGGGTGATTATACGCCACGGAGAAATTGTAACCCCTACTGTAGACCGGCAGATACGCAGCCTGTATGACGTGAAGTACCACAAAATGGACTTTGCCAACTATCTGGCTACCCTGCTGGGCCAGATTATCCTGCTCAGCCTCCTGGCGGCTATTATGATCTTCTTCCTGCGCATCAACCGCCGAGAGATACACCGACGCACCAAGCGGGTAAGCATGATTTTCTTCATCTTCTTCCTCATGGTGCTGATCCTGTCGGCCATGAATGGCATGTCCGCCTACATAAGCGATACGTACGAAATCAACCTGCTGTACCTGGTGCCCCTTAGCATGGCAGCCATCATGCTTACCGTTTTTTTCGACGATCGGGTAGGCTTTCTGGGCAATATCCTGATAGCCAGCATGGCGGCTATTGCAAACCACAACAACTTCGAGATCTTCTTCGTCCAGTTCATAGCCGGCTCGGTAGCCGTATTCAACCTGAAGTTCCTGCGCAAGCGCCAGCAGTTCTTCCTCACCACCGGCTGGCTACTGCTGGCCTACACGTCTGCCTACCTGGCTTATCAGATCTATTTGAAGAGTGGGTTTAGCTCGGTAAACTACCAGAACCTGGTGCTCTTTGTGGTCAATGCCTTTTTTACCCTGGCTACCTATCCGGTCATCTACATCTTCGAGCGGCTATTCAACCTGTCGAGCGACCTCACGTACATGGAGCTGCTGGATACGGACCACCCCCTGCTGAAAGACCTGGCCATAAAGGCCCCCGGCACCTACCAGCACAGCCTGCAGGTGGCCAACCTATCCGAAGAGGCGGCCAAGAAAATTGGCGCAAATGCCCTACAAGTGCATGCCGCTGCCCTGTTTCACGACATAGGCAAAATCTATCAGCCCGAGTACTATACCGAGAACAAGGGCAGCGGCCCCAGCCCACACACCTTCCTGGAGCCACGGCAGAGTGCACAGATCATCATTAGCCACGTAACCCTGGGCGAAACCCTGGCCCGCGACTACCGCCTGCCCGAGGAGATGATCGACTTCATCCGCACCCACCATGGCTACAGCCGGGTAGAGTTTTTCTACCACAAATACATGAAAGACAACCCCGAGCAGCGGGGAAACAAAGTAATAGAGCGAGAGTTTCGTTATCCTGGCCCCCTGCCTACTACAAAGGAGCAAGCCATTGTGATGATAGCCGATAGCTGCGAGGCCGCCGCCCGTAGCCTGGATAACCCCACCAAGGAGGCGCTGGAAGAGATGATAGAGCGCATAGTGAACAGCAAGATAAACGACAACCAGCTGATACTGGCCAAGATAACCTTTAGAGATCTGACGATCATCAAGCGGGAGATCCTGCGCATTCTATCCAGCGTGTATCACCACCGGGTGAAGTACCCCGACCAGCAGCCTGCCGAGCAACCTGCCTAG
- a CDS encoding GNAT family N-acetyltransferase — MPHSGPKAAYAALVQPDTLLFMQPRWLDAVCQWEAVVAKDKGGMAGLAVPRMRRWGLSQADRPPFTPYLAPVFQPADGTEASRASRCQAQLVLQLLSQLPPRARYQFLLPPGMPGLAFHHAGFGLHTRYTYRLSLQVPEAQLWSQLKSELRTQIRKAERQHLLLNVEPNLADFGALLQASDNAVAEKARALLPARVLALPGVHRLLMAYDALGTPTACVLLVHDAHTVYLNYSCIRSARQDTGVNAWLHWQAIRWAQAAGYAYFDFEGSMLPAVGRFYAQFGGELCPYLLATRAAHPLMRLRQALAILGV, encoded by the coding sequence ATGCCCCATTCCGGCCCCAAGGCAGCGTATGCCGCACTCGTGCAGCCAGACACCCTCCTCTTTATGCAGCCACGCTGGCTGGACGCGGTGTGCCAGTGGGAGGCTGTGGTGGCTAAGGACAAAGGGGGGATGGCAGGCCTGGCCGTGCCCCGCATGCGCCGCTGGGGGCTGAGCCAGGCCGACAGGCCGCCGTTTACCCCCTACCTGGCCCCCGTCTTTCAGCCTGCCGATGGCACAGAAGCCAGCCGTGCATCCCGGTGCCAGGCCCAGCTGGTGCTGCAGCTGCTCAGCCAGCTCCCCCCCCGCGCCCGCTATCAGTTTCTGTTGCCCCCGGGCATGCCTGGCCTGGCCTTTCACCACGCCGGCTTTGGGCTCCACACCCGCTATACCTACCGGCTGAGCCTACAGGTGCCCGAGGCGCAACTGTGGAGCCAGCTGAAGAGCGAGCTGCGTACCCAGATACGCAAGGCTGAGCGCCAGCACCTGCTGCTGAATGTGGAGCCCAATCTTGCCGATTTTGGGGCACTGCTACAGGCATCGGATAATGCGGTGGCCGAGAAGGCGCGTGCCCTGCTGCCTGCCCGTGTGCTGGCGCTGCCAGGCGTGCACCGGCTGCTGATGGCCTACGATGCCCTGGGCACCCCCACTGCCTGTGTGCTACTGGTGCACGATGCCCATACGGTGTACCTGAACTACAGCTGTATCCGCAGCGCGCGGCAGGATACGGGCGTAAACGCCTGGCTACACTGGCAGGCCATACGCTGGGCGCAGGCTGCGGGCTATGCGTACTTCGACTTTGAGGGTAGCATGCTGCCTGCCGTAGGCCGCTTTTACGCACAGTTTGGGGGCGAACTGTGCCCCTACCTGCTTGCCACCCGGGCGGCGCACCCCCTTATGCGCCTGCGGCAGGCACTGGCTATACTGGGTGTGTAG
- the hslU gene encoding ATP-dependent protease ATPase subunit HslU: MDKALTPSHIVAELDRFIIGQKAAKKAVAIALRNRWRRMQAPAELQREIMPNNILMIGATGVGKTEIARRLAQLAQAPFIKVEASKFTEVGYVGRDVESMVRDLVEFSINMVREEEKAKCREKAATLAEEIILDKLIPPMRPTGPSIGLTQPADRAFDPGRASDAELNERTREKFREKLRQGELDTREIEIELKAPQPQVQIMGGGAVEGLDGLQDMLSNMMPRKTQLRKVPIAEARQLLTEEQAQELIDMESVQRTAIARAENSGIIFIDEIDKVVAGGGARGGGPDVSREGVQRDLLPIIEGSAVNTKYGTVHTDHILFIAAGAFHVSKPSDMIPELQGRLPIRVELESLTEADFVQILTQPQNALTRQYQALLQSEGVSIRFQPDAIEALARFAFQVNQEVENIGARRLHTMMSNLLDDILFQVPDLDPTPAFTIDAGFVAAKLDRLMQQKDLSHYIL; this comes from the coding sequence ATGGATAAGGCACTAACACCCAGCCACATTGTGGCCGAGCTGGACCGCTTCATCATTGGCCAGAAGGCGGCCAAGAAGGCGGTGGCCATTGCCCTGCGAAACCGCTGGCGCCGTATGCAGGCACCGGCAGAGCTGCAGCGCGAGATTATGCCCAACAACATCCTGATGATAGGCGCCACTGGCGTGGGCAAGACCGAGATAGCCCGCAGGCTGGCACAGCTGGCCCAGGCACCTTTTATCAAGGTGGAGGCCAGCAAGTTTACCGAAGTGGGCTATGTGGGCCGGGATGTGGAGAGCATGGTGCGCGACCTGGTGGAGTTCTCCATAAACATGGTGCGCGAAGAGGAAAAGGCCAAATGCCGCGAAAAAGCCGCCACGCTGGCCGAAGAAATCATCCTGGACAAGCTGATCCCCCCCATGCGCCCCACGGGGCCAAGCATAGGGCTTACCCAGCCTGCCGATCGCGCCTTTGATCCCGGCCGGGCCAGTGATGCAGAGCTGAATGAACGAACGCGCGAAAAGTTTCGAGAAAAGCTGCGACAAGGCGAGCTGGACACCCGCGAGATAGAGATAGAGCTGAAGGCACCACAACCCCAGGTGCAGATCATGGGGGGCGGGGCAGTGGAGGGCCTGGATGGCCTGCAGGATATGCTGAGCAATATGATGCCCCGAAAAACACAGCTACGCAAAGTGCCTATCGCAGAGGCCCGCCAGCTGCTGACAGAGGAGCAGGCCCAGGAACTGATAGACATGGAAAGCGTGCAGCGCACGGCTATTGCGCGGGCTGAGAACAGTGGCATTATTTTTATAGACGAGATAGACAAAGTGGTGGCCGGAGGCGGTGCACGTGGGGGTGGCCCCGATGTATCGCGCGAGGGAGTGCAGCGAGATTTGCTGCCCATCATTGAAGGATCGGCGGTGAACACCAAGTATGGCACCGTGCATACCGACCATATCTTGTTTATCGCAGCAGGGGCATTCCATGTAAGCAAACCCTCGGACATGATACCCGAGCTACAGGGCCGCCTGCCGATACGTGTAGAGCTGGAGAGCCTGACAGAGGCAGACTTTGTGCAGATCCTGACGCAGCCGCAGAATGCCCTCACCCGGCAGTATCAGGCACTGCTGCAGAGCGAGGGGGTGAGCATTCGCTTTCAGCCCGATGCCATCGAGGCCCTGGCTCGCTTTGCCTTTCAGGTAAACCAGGAGGTGGAAAACATCGGTGCACGCCGCCTGCACACCATGATGAGCAACCTGCTGGACGACATTCTATTTCAGGTGCCCGACCTGGATCCCACGCCCGCGTTTACCATCGATGCGGGCTTTGTGGCAGCCAAACTGGACAGGCTAATGCAGCAGAAAGATCTGAGCCATTACATCCTGTAG
- the lat gene encoding L-lysine 6-transaminase, whose translation MNPAEVKKVLGSHILADGMNIVMDLERSHGSYVYDSLGQRELLDFFTCFATIPLGYNHPGLKEDKAFMDNLLLAALGNPSNSDVYTEQYADFVETFGRVGIPDYLPHAFFVAGGALAVENAMKVAMDWKVQKNFEKGYTYEKGTRILHFREAFHGRSGYTMSVTNTDPTKVKYFAKFDWPRVLNPKLRFPLDEASLADVAKAEALSLRQIERAFREYKDEIAAVIIEPIQGEGGDNHFRTVYMEQLRRLCDENEALLIYDEVQMGMGATGKFWAHQHFGPNARPDIISFGKKMQVCGILAGPRVDEVETNVFRVPSRINSTWGGNLVDMVRASQILKVMEADQVLDHVALQGQYFTDQLQLLAARHKGVTNVRGRGLIVAFDLPNRHLRDQFITQGMQHNVLFLGCADRSIRFRPTLTITREDLDKGLEVIDTLLGTLPG comes from the coding sequence ATGAATCCAGCTGAAGTAAAGAAAGTGTTAGGTAGCCATATACTGGCAGATGGCATGAATATCGTAATGGACCTGGAGCGCAGCCATGGTTCCTATGTGTATGACTCGCTGGGCCAGCGCGAGTTGCTCGATTTCTTCACCTGTTTTGCCACCATTCCCCTGGGCTACAACCATCCTGGGCTGAAGGAGGACAAAGCCTTCATGGACAACCTGCTGCTTGCAGCCCTGGGCAACCCCAGCAACAGCGATGTGTATACCGAGCAGTATGCAGACTTTGTGGAAACCTTTGGCCGGGTAGGCATCCCCGACTACCTGCCCCATGCTTTTTTTGTAGCCGGGGGTGCACTGGCGGTGGAGAACGCCATGAAAGTGGCGATGGACTGGAAGGTGCAAAAGAACTTTGAAAAAGGCTACACCTACGAGAAAGGAACGCGCATCCTGCACTTCCGCGAGGCCTTCCACGGCCGCTCGGGCTACACCATGAGCGTAACCAATACCGACCCAACGAAGGTAAAGTACTTTGCCAAATTTGACTGGCCCCGGGTGCTGAACCCCAAGCTGCGCTTCCCCCTGGACGAGGCCAGCCTGGCAGACGTAGCCAAGGCCGAAGCCCTGAGCCTCCGCCAGATAGAGCGGGCCTTCCGTGAATACAAAGACGAGATTGCGGCCGTAATCATAGAGCCGATACAGGGCGAGGGGGGAGACAACCACTTCCGCACGGTGTACATGGAGCAGCTGCGCCGCCTGTGCGACGAGAACGAGGCACTGCTGATCTACGACGAGGTACAAATGGGGATGGGTGCCACCGGAAAATTCTGGGCGCATCAGCACTTTGGCCCCAATGCACGGCCAGACATCATTTCTTTTGGCAAAAAGATGCAGGTATGTGGCATACTGGCAGGCCCCAGGGTGGACGAGGTGGAGACCAACGTATTCCGCGTGCCCAGCCGCATCAACTCTACTTGGGGGGGCAATCTGGTAGACATGGTGCGGGCCTCGCAGATCCTGAAGGTAATGGAAGCAGACCAGGTGCTGGACCACGTGGCACTACAGGGCCAATACTTTACGGACCAACTGCAGCTACTGGCCGCCAGGCACAAGGGGGTAACCAATGTGCGAGGCCGTGGGCTGATCGTGGCCTTCGACCTGCCGAATCGCCACCTGCGAGATCAGTTCATCACCCAGGGCATGCAGCACAATGTACTGTTTCTGGGCTGCGCCGATCGCAGCATCCGCTTCCGCCCCACCCTCACCATCACCCGCGAAGACCTGGACAAAGGCCTGGAAGTGATAGACACCCTGCTGGGCACCCTGCCTGGCTGA